Genomic segment of Verrucomicrobiota bacterium:
GAATTGCTTCATATTCTTGACGGCAGCCACGCGTACGCGCTCGATGCCACCCACGGAAAATCCGTGTGTACTGTCCACGATCTCATTCCCTGGCATCAGATGCACGGGCGTTTCGCCAGTCGCCCGCCGGGTAGATTTGCGCGTTGCATCATCCACCAGAGCACTACGGCACTTAAAAGTTGTTCGCGATTAATTGCCGTTAGTCACTGCACCGCCGCCGATTTACAGCATGAATTCGGGATTCCCAATACTGGCATCAGCGTGGTTAACCCCGCTCTTTCCCCGGATTTCATGTCGTCCATGAACCAAGACATTGCCGCACCGGGTCCACCACCCAGACCGTTCATTCTCCACCTCGGTAATAATGCCTTTTATAAAAACCGCACGGGTGTCCTGCGGATATTCGCCCAAACCAAGGGGCCACCTGACCTGGAATTGATCATGGCCGGGCCACCCCCAACCACCGAAATCCAGTCGCTGGCTGCTGAACTGAAAATCCAACCCCGCGTGCGGTTTATCCACGACCCCTCGGAGATGGAAGTGCGATCACTTTATCACCGGGCCGTCTTACTCCTCTTTCCCAGTCTTTATGAAGGCTGGGGCTGGCCGCCCCTGGAAGCCATGGCTAGCGGCTGTCCAGTGGTCTGCTCCAACGCCGCCTCCCTACCCGAGGTGGCGGGTGACGCCGCCCTTACGGCTCCCACGGACGATATTCCAGGCTTGGCGATCCTATGTCAGCGCGTGCTCACCGATCCTATTTTACGGCAGAACATGATCGCCAAAGGCCGCCAACATGCCACCCAATTCACCGTGAAACGCATGGCCGAAGGCCTATCCCATGCCTACACCAAATCTGCAATGTAAACCGTCTGCATAATCGGGTTCCCAATTTCAAGTTTCAGGTTTCAAGTTTCAGGTTTTCATGCATTGGTTCCCAATTTTTTTGCCAGATAATATTTTTGCCATGTCCGGCTTCAGAATCCCATATTTCTGCCGGTTCATTTTTCTACAAAAACTCAGGTTTTATTTCTGTTTTCTGCTTTCTGCTTTTTTTTGCTTATGGATTGCTCTGCAAAAGTTGGTTCCCATCTTTCTGCCGGTTCATTTTTCTGCATAATCGGGTTCCCATTTTTATGCCAGATAATATTTTTGCCATGTTCGGTTCCCCATTTTCAAGTTTCAAGTTTCAGGTTTCATCCTTGTCTTTTACCGTTTCGACTTTCTGCTTTCTAAATCACCCCCGCCCCCTCCATGCCCACCATTCTCGTCAACGCCTTGTCGGTTTTGAATCAAAGTGGACGCCATGTCCTCCTTGGCCATCTTTCGCGTTTGGCAAAGGCGACTCGCGGGACCCACACGTATGTTGTTTATTACCATTACCGTAGCGAAGATATGGTCAGGGACTTGGGCGACAACGTCGCCTGGAAAAAGTGTCCAGATTTCACCCACCATTGGCTTTTTAGAACCTTATGGGAGTCCTTCACGTTGCCAAAACTAGTCCAAAAGGAAAAATTCGATTTCTCGTTTACACCTAGTGGCACGCATAATGCGCGGTTAGGTTTACCGCAGATCGTTTTCGCACAGAATCCATGGTGCTTGGTTCGTGGATTGGAGCGGTCAAAAATCGAACATGTCAAGGCCTGGCTTCAGCGGGCAGCATATCGTCAAGCCATGAAGAAATCGTTGGTCATGGTTTTTAACTCAGAATATATGCACCGAGCATATACCGACAACGCTGGATCGGAATGCCAGCGTCATGCCATCGCCTATCAAGGCATTGCCGAAGAAACTCATGCGGCAGCAGTTAAATCGCGCGGACGGATTGCCCGGAAACCTCTCCAAATTGCCAGCGTCTCTGCCATGGCTCCGCACAAGGGCGTTGAGACCGTGGTTCAAGCTCTGGCGAAACTACGGCGAACTCGCAATCTGAGTCCATCCTTGTTGTTGATCGGCATCTGGCCGGTGCCTGCGTATGAGCAACGAATCCGCAGGTTAGTTATTGCCACCGGTTTGCAAAATGTGGTGACATTTTTAGGGCATGTCTCACAGGAGGATTTATACCGGTACTATGCTGAGTCTTCCGTTTTTTGCCTGATGAGCCAGTGCGAATCCTTCGGCATTCCAGCGGTGGAAGCACAGGCATTCGGCACTCCCGTCGTAAGTTCAAACTGCTGTGCAATCCCTGAAGTCTGCGGTTCAGGGGGCATATTTCCCGCCCCCGGCGACGTCGCTGGCACTGCAGGTGCCCTGGCTGAGCTCCTCACCCGGCGGGATACTTGGAATCGCCTATCCACCGCCGCAGTCCAAAACGCCGCCAAGTACCACTGGGATATCTGCTCCCAACCCCTCATCTCCACCCTCCAAACCCTACGCCGAGAATCCATCTGACTTATGCAGCGCATTTCTCAGTTTGTGTTATCAAAATTATCTCGGATAACGTCACATGGAGGTTTTTTGCCGGAGATCGATGGGTTGCGGTTTGTCGCCATCATGTCGGTGATCATTTATCATTTGCATGATTACTGGATCAAAAAACCAGTGGTGGCACGGTACGAAGAAGGCCTTGGTCGATTTATTGAAGTTTTGGCGCTTCAAGGATGGTTTGGTGTACAATTGTTTTTTGTAATCAGCGGCTTCATTCTAACCTTGCCGTTTGCTGCTCATCATCTGGAAGGGCGACCTGCCGTTGGCATTAAAAGCTATTTCCTTCGACGCCTCACGCGACTTGAACCAACGTATCTCATCAATCTTTTATTGATTTTTACGCTCCTGATTGTCGTCAATCATGCGTCATTCTTGGGTCTGCTGCCGAATCTTGGCGCGAGTGCCATCTATCAGCACGGGTTACTTTTTGGAACCATGAGCACTGTCAATTTCGTCACCTGGTCGCTCGAAGTTGAAGTGCAATTTTACATCCTGATGCCTTTCTTTTCATTGGTTTTCTTAGTGAAAACCCATTGGATTCGCGTCCTGCTGCTTGTTCCTGCGATGCTGTTTTTTGCCTTCGTCGAAAAACACAAACTGGTATCGGGCTTTTGCCTGCTCAGCCATTTGCAATACTTCTTTGCTGGAATACTGTTGGCGGACATCTATTTAACCACTTTAAAAAATTGCCAGGCCGCCCTATCTTGGACTTGGGATTTTGTTGCGGCCACATCGTGGATTCTAATCGTGTTCATTCTGGTCCGTGCTGAGGCGTTTACACTCATTCTGCCTTTTCTAATAATTATCGCTTACGTAGGTGCATTCAGAGGGCGACTGATGAACCGAATATTCCGGAGCCCTTGGATTGTAACTATTGGCGGAATGTGCTATACGATATATCTCTATCATTTCTATATCATCTCGCTCATCGGGCATGGCATCAACCGGTTCTTTTATGGATGTCAACCTATGGTTGCTTTTGTCGCGTATAGTCTTATTGTCATTCCCGCCATCATTGGTATTGGGGCTATCTTATTCATTCTCTTTGAACGGCCATTCATGAATAAAGCATGGCCAAAAGAATTTTGGTTATCTGCAACCCGCCAACTTCACTTTAGGGATCGCCGCGGCCGTGGCTGAAGTGGCAGGCAAACAAGTCGTCATCAAATCCATTCCCGGTCCCATCGAGGTCCAATCCCGCAATTTCAGCAACGACCGCATCTATTCCATCGGCTGGAAATCCCGTTTCGATCTCAAGGCCGGCATCCAGCTCACCTACCCCTGGATCGCCGCCCAAGTCAAAGCCACCGGTCAAAAAGAGTAAGAGTATCATTCTCACACAAAGCCACGAAGTCACTAAGCAGACGTCTTAATTGATCATTGTTTCATCATTATCTCTTGGCTCTTCTTCGTGCCTTTGTGCCTTCGTGTGAGAAAAATTCAAACATGGTTCACACCAAGCCACCAAGCCACTAAGCGGACGTCTAAATTGATCATTGTTTCATCATGGTCTTTTGACTTTCTTCGTGCCTTTGTGCCTTTGTGTGAAATTAAAATTTAAAACATAATACTATGAACGAAGAACTGGAACAAATAGCCAAAGATGTCGTAGACGCCTCCGTAAAATTGCACATGAAACTGGGCCCCGGCCTTTTGGAATCCGTGTACGAAGTCATCCTCGCGCACGAGCTGGAAGCAAGAGGATATCGGGTGGAGCGTCAAAAACCGATCCCGATTCAATATGATGGCCTGGTCTTCGACGAAGGATTCCGAGCGGATCTGATCGTGAACAACTGTTTTCTGATTGAACTCAAATCAGTCGAAAAGCTTGCCCCGGTCCATGGCAAACAAATTCTGACCTATCTCCGGCTACTCGGTTTCCGGCTGGGCTTACTCATAAATTTCGGCGAAGCCTTGGTTAAAGACGGCATCAAGCGCGTGGCAAATTAACTTCGGATTTTGGCTTTTTCTTCGTGCCTTTGTGCCTTCGTGTGAATCGAATTCCTCACACAAAGCCACGAAGACACTAAGTTGTCGTCAAAGCTAATCTGTTTTTCATCCTAGTCTTTTGTCTTTCCTTCGTGTCTTCGTGCCTTTGTGTGAGCCAAGTCTTTGTCCATTGTTTCTAGCAGCAAATGAGTGTTTCATCATGTTTTTTGGTCCTTCTTCGTGTCTTCGTGCCTTCGTGTGAGCAATGTCTTTGTCTAATTTTTCTCGTAGCAAATGAGTGCCTCCCTTGACATTTCCGCAAACCGCTCCACCTCCAAATACACTCCGCGCGAGCAATTCCTCCGCGTGCTTTGGGGTTTCGCCAAACTCCTATTCCGCTTCAGCCCCCGCCCGTGCTTCGGTTGCCGGCGTTTCATCCTGCGTTGTTTCGGAGCCACCGTGGGAAAAAACGTCAACATCTATCCCAGTGTCGTCATTTACTTCCCTTGGAACCTGAAGATCGGGGACTGGAGCGCGATTGGAGAGGACGCATTAATCTATAATCTTGGCCCCATCACCATTGGCCAAAGTGTAACCATCTCCCATCGTGCCCACCTGTGCGCTGGCACCCATGATTATACCCGGGCTGATATGCCGCTGCTGAAACCGCCGATCACCATTCACGATCAAGCCTGGATCTGCGCCAATGCCTTGGTCGGCCCGAACGTCACCATAGGGCAAGGTGCCATTGTCGGCGCCGGTGCCGTCGTCATGAAAAACGTCGAACCCTGGACCATCGTCGCTGGCAATCCCGCTGTTAAAGTCAAAGATCGCGTGAT
This window contains:
- a CDS encoding glycosyltransferase family 1 protein produces the protein MPQKSSSVALMSTNPSGFVGSMARYESLVIAANEIMAQQTGHSFRTVSLAMPLRRLRLFPRKISTVVHHLWIKSKMQMVRQQSERELLHILDGSHAYALDATHGKSVCTVHDLIPWHQMHGRFASRPPGRFARCIIHQSTTALKSCSRLIAVSHCTAADLQHEFGIPNTGISVVNPALSPDFMSSMNQDIAAPGPPPRPFILHLGNNAFYKNRTGVLRIFAQTKGPPDLELIMAGPPPTTEIQSLAAELKIQPRVRFIHDPSEMEVRSLYHRAVLLLFPSLYEGWGWPPLEAMASGCPVVCSNAASLPEVAGDAALTAPTDDIPGLAILCQRVLTDPILRQNMIAKGRQHATQFTVKRMAEGLSHAYTKSAM
- a CDS encoding glycosyltransferase — translated: MHRAYTDNAGSECQRHAIAYQGIAEETHAAAVKSRGRIARKPLQIASVSAMAPHKGVETVVQALAKLRRTRNLSPSLLLIGIWPVPAYEQRIRRLVIATGLQNVVTFLGHVSQEDLYRYYAESSVFCLMSQCESFGIPAVEAQAFGTPVVSSNCCAIPEVCGSGGIFPAPGDVAGTAGALAELLTRRDTWNRLSTAAVQNAAKYHWDICSQPLISTLQTLRRESI
- a CDS encoding acyltransferase; translated protein: MQRISQFVLSKLSRITSHGGFLPEIDGLRFVAIMSVIIYHLHDYWIKKPVVARYEEGLGRFIEVLALQGWFGVQLFFVISGFILTLPFAAHHLEGRPAVGIKSYFLRRLTRLEPTYLINLLLIFTLLIVVNHASFLGLLPNLGASAIYQHGLLFGTMSTVNFVTWSLEVEVQFYILMPFFSLVFLVKTHWIRVLLLVPAMLFFAFVEKHKLVSGFCLLSHLQYFFAGILLADIYLTTLKNCQAALSWTWDFVAATSWILIVFILVRAEAFTLILPFLIIIAYVGAFRGRLMNRIFRSPWIVTIGGMCYTIYLYHFYIISLIGHGINRFFYGCQPMVAFVAYSLIVIPAIIGIGAILFILFERPFMNKAWPKEFWLSATRQLHFRDRRGRG
- a CDS encoding GxxExxY protein, whose translation is MNEELEQIAKDVVDASVKLHMKLGPGLLESVYEVILAHELEARGYRVERQKPIPIQYDGLVFDEGFRADLIVNNCFLIELKSVEKLAPVHGKQILTYLRLLGFRLGLLINFGEALVKDGIKRVAN
- a CDS encoding putative colanic acid biosynthesis acetyltransferase gives rise to the protein MSASLDISANRSTSKYTPREQFLRVLWGFAKLLFRFSPRPCFGCRRFILRCFGATVGKNVNIYPSVVIYFPWNLKIGDWSAIGEDALIYNLGPITIGQSVTISHRAHLCAGTHDYTRADMPLLKPPITIHDQAWICANALVGPNVTIGQGAIVGAGAVVMKNVEPWTIVAGNPAVKVKDRVISEKTP